TGCGCGGTGGGACTGGGCCCGATGCTTGGATGGCCCCGGGCCTTCGCCGTCATCGGCAGCTGCGCGATCTACGCCCTGTATTTCGGGTGGCTGTCCCGGGTGATCCGGCGCGGGTGGTTCCACCCCGCCATCTGCTGGTTCAACGTCTGTCTGGAGACCGGCGCCGGCGTGTGGCTCTTCGCCTACGACATCCTCTTCGCGGATGCCGGGCAGGCCCTGTCCAATCCCGCCGCCGTGCTCTGGAGCACGCTCATCGTGCTCGCGGCGCTCCGCTCCAAGCGCCTGGCGCTCTTCGCGGGCTGTCTCGTGGCCGCCGAGATGTTGCTGCTCTACTACTTCGTGGCACTGCCCCGGCTGCCCTTGCCCGTGCCGGTGATGTTCTCACCGCCGCTGATGGTGCAGCGCGCCGTCTACTACTTCATCACGGGCGGTATGGCGGCGATGGTGGCCGGCCACATCACGCGCAAGGCCGAGGAGGCGCTGCACGCCATCCGCGCGAAGGATCTGCTGGGCAAGTACTTCCTCCACGAGCGGCTGGGCGTGGGAGGCATGGCCGAGGTGTTCCGCGCCACCTACAGCCCGGAGGGCGGCTTCGAGAAGGTGGTGGCCATCAAGCGCATCCTCCCGGCCTACGCCGAGGACGAGGACTTCGTCACGCTCTTCCGGCGCGAGGCGGAGCTGGGCTCGCTGCTCAACCATCCCAACATCATCCAGGTGCTGGACGTGGGCCGCTTCAAGGACACGTACTTCATGGCCATGGAGCACATCGAGGGCGTGTCCCTGCGAGAGCTGCTCAAGAGCCACGGGCCCCTGCCACCCGAGGTGGTGGCGTACATCGGGGCGGAGCTGGGCGAGGCACTCGACTACGTGCACCGGCGCACCTCGATCAACGGCGTGCCGCTGCGGCTCGTGCACCGGGATGTGAATCCTCCCAACATCCTCCTGTCGCGCATTGGCGAGGTGAAGCTGGGGGATTTCGGGGTGGCGCGGGCGGGCATCCACGTGCGCCTCACCCAGGCGGACCGGGTGCGCGGCAAGCTGGGTTACCTGTCGCCGGAACAGGCCCGGGGCGAGTCCTTCG
The sequence above is drawn from the Archangium gephyra genome and encodes:
- a CDS encoding serine/threonine-protein kinase, which translates into the protein MSQPHRSDTLAPVGTQLLAEHLGADVAAREASVTGFNSGVASFFLLCAVGLGPMLGWPRAFAVIGSCAIYALYFGWLSRVIRRGWFHPAICWFNVCLETGAGVWLFAYDILFADAGQALSNPAAVLWSTLIVLAALRSKRLALFAGCLVAAEMLLLYYFVALPRLPLPVPVMFSPPLMVQRAVYYFITGGMAAMVAGHITRKAEEALHAIRAKDLLGKYFLHERLGVGGMAEVFRATYSPEGGFEKVVAIKRILPAYAEDEDFVTLFRREAELGSLLNHPNIIQVLDVGRFKDTYFMAMEHIEGVSLRELLKSHGPLPPEVVAYIGAELGEALDYVHRRTSINGVPLRLVHRDVNPPNILLSRIGEVKLGDFGVARAGIHVRLTQADRVRGKLGYLSPEQARGESFDGRADLFALGATLHEALTGLPLFKGGEDISERLKPTPPPSLLPPSAFRPDVPAALDAAIMDLLQWRLEERTPRGQRLRDQLCALTGAHAPYPHGQQALARLIQETLVLKVTGTPEPSHSMNEEEPTAVVEMDKSLVEPPGKRAGQGGSNE